The following coding sequences lie in one bacterium genomic window:
- a CDS encoding LamG-like jellyroll fold domain-containing protein encodes MKKISFVLSFSFWMFIILPTVIKAEPYKPKPIIFIHGYGGASDDWGANTRDMEVKEVLGLLMHERDATDKDSIPKDSIIHFSVYESILNKMLPIVEKWHSIDPSYTISSDPTYPNKTFLNIINFRFALGSVDPDAGGIYPPPLTEQEGQGSELRKKIKGVLEKYYGSDWSHNPEAKVILIAHSMGGLVVRQALTEEPNLGGKIELVITTSTPHVGSPFLDPFPIGEALGYATFFWAPFMEANGIVKVAPGFNPGWYATIVNFLSKYCVAPAVIPIIEGMYANKYTDAGDDLGKLTGFQNRINSESSIKKQADPPYQLIVNRVGILSVQGVPLIFWATALTATQCIWYGTALNFPMVGLKAGSLAMFYLYINNTDLAVPTESQNWSCHTDVPKFREPIKRYGNNHASSLEDTSAILDALELPPVIQWENFVNAQGTKISGFEDGQDRITVDLGENKLDTLNGKIDDYFLANCKPYWRLNFGEWNELSWGNNLGTNGNNFSIYLKNLLLPGWNKLDMKAKNILGEWSNFRTLSIFYNPYGTSITFLTPEWDECFKPSDTIDFKIALHNISGLHAETLVVTTPNTEYTYTNSVDSTSDTLVYNLPKPYIEGLYQTHLYVVDASPTPGRTEAIQSFYVDATAPVCSTYSPKSEDSLVYSPYVAVQMPIVFNVADNFDSLISQPKDGKVDIAVLNSSNTLIWDTTVVNCYYKISQTLSWNFKDTTGDTVLQSGEYKLVVSTSDKAGNTGSDTSIFFIDTEPPHIVVVSALNPNPFVKDSVYMKLAYKTNEYTELNAKFTNLKDTSITYTRTAQGDSVVSENTWGNCYFFEGSDYAGAYISDGIYKVEILAKDNAGNDTIVENPLGIGIDTLRVDRTAPEVYNFLCSPWTTGADGLTTAHFTVSDSKDSAVNYGRVRVRIYLDDVLLPDSFDIWSHGGSIDTACLITLTSEGTHTIKIQVMDSLGNYSEQIATAVKNSIGTMIGSPIEGENIYGTVAIKGISNDPNMTNPDYIYGFEKYELWWRKASTTGWQAGGIEVPESRKMPGGSNNVSNKFSSDIATVLGYWNTTGRDPGDYNLLLISYEDSTGVTAADTITVNISGEQATPLQVDTLTLSLLNSVDTIFEPTKEETLKIKYQVNQCANVDIDIVSLDDGEKVFHKKEYNIVPYEGIPSIDTEGFYLYNDGSKWWLKCKDNDTMMTFYQAVIKGISPAEGKFTITDTTGGSVFIEQNNILNFNCTATNATGEMGFTTTYKTIEVIFKKDMASTNEVYLGAIKAPINGNPLPINIGKIQYWYGEKSIGGFVKDGNYKIKVSAEGINGKGFGSLEDTVNISSDFNLTLGALTSNTLYPDYGFGYKYPVGLTYTTNTDAHITIDVCQGGNVIARLRDSLCETGARNHTISWDGRAGTRIAKADTGYRFKVYALHIQGIKETTAYSAPFEVKNDSIPVDSGSFIIPNKYITGYIHSGKDTVYDGKCEYLWDASASGNYYPPQPYTFIDTAWGNKDRKIQWKIAATCTLTFYPKSIHYTSSVYRFHQEGEYSPPTYWSPEIEILCNQTIQYRSRAKASVGLGAEASGESKLWKNSNVVSGTSLYAHYSRSCWDDVGTDWKYDSSYTSGWYGYLPLPVNKGDLLKFETDATARKGVCGGDYDCRGEAYAELLYNVDNPKESRPPVSFSGDYTYSATQSGSIPIDSNKVDCSELYAISWSTEDSLDSSRAVGYNLIITVDGITDSAFTPSTDDTCFVTIHGITVVFKPSTATGVVYAVVNWDSSYSKWDTVVTRTDTCFPNTETGGYLPDTTWMADIFTKPTGVPSLSYSTPHPLSGVADLHKEWNTNHGDSCIIATIPIPDNWVSDWNSQKDPQLSSTGMFSATLSDSPLTPIFTSNQFQFKNHSESPCILSNYYPYLSATNTDSSLFWWDDGDSSNPYLHIETWNVNLKYINGDTNKDVISDSIVYHDRLSNYLGRGVSDYLRPKHILNLDPYKLQNTEKGYIPIYGTSPDTNTFYEFSYYDGKNIYPITKDTIRGNNGFGPLAYLEVSKVCGKIQLIMSLLNQNGSVIGARAKEIYVGSPIVDTMRTAHSFYYRAKILFPNNTAFSDTVCRILPVNIAEQGNNNIPYISGPAMMLFPKGIDFGDSAATVSYSYTGSEITTYGIDRTSIGLFAINEDGVFKNITSQRADETDGGITIFGQIFRFPETYGAGYSTKSIKYTTQSMIAALDSSKVAPFKPLVFVACSLTTDSMVGIHGEYAPNSEIQIMVTDSLSNIYGVLAQMPYGNKIVESKIDTTDSLGNFQTTVSLIGGSNIIYVMDRSVVQYVLAARDSGGTINPVWKRAGSVGRAVVIRDLSAPHIVVVPPKTPQITDIFDEDTLRFYSTKQGRIYYTFLTKTITFEATPYETLSVTWNGKDDMGNFLPKGNYPYTLTVIDIPGNKSTDTDSLWLWQVNRGVPVVIDIPQDSAWLTKNITLKASIDNGADYPITWEMFVDTSNSGGKSLRAKIQSGYKFACQTVSLLSGRSKARRTVAVSEKKRANTLVNFGAMSNKFMENSQSLPGNISRTPISLKPIMLGRAKTESIGYWATIGIQEHVTDTLIWDSRGISGKNIMLRASATDPYNNTGADTVTVNIDNIAPICSLLVGDPKYLEPDSTHRNRVTEYKFNETGGTTVYDISGKENNGTFETGNEPTRIFEGKLDSCLSFNSSCVNAGNLVLGKGAMEFWLKIDTLADMDQTLASFDGTASRGKAALGICQTSRKLCFKIQGTTADSIYSDYPVTGGFWHLINAVWGTNGMRLYVNGALQKDTSVFTDTVGINGQTLKLGPFCGYMDEFKVFDRELSGQEVLSHNNVGLDSMLYVNTNTEFAIHASVNDSLSGLKTVRYRFADTVEWINYNNPFTLSNQKYYTIYYSALDSMNNEFSNMRVAQVDTTPPKMWVTFNGWPFDSVPFRKDGNTFISWGTNVAINTHDSLSGVKSLEYGIFYDSTGGIMDYQGIFRMSSNILGQTCIKYISEDNVTNSIHDSSFVYV; translated from the coding sequence AAAAGATAGTATAATTCACTTTTCTGTGTACGAATCGATATTAAATAAAATGTTGCCAATAGTAGAAAAATGGCACTCAATTGACCCAAGTTATACTATCTCGTCCGATCCTACGTATCCCAACAAAACTTTTCTTAATATAATAAATTTTAGGTTCGCATTGGGGTCTGTGGATCCCGATGCCGGTGGAATTTACCCACCCCCACTAACTGAACAAGAAGGACAGGGTAGTGAATTAAGAAAAAAAATTAAAGGAGTACTTGAAAAATATTATGGTTCTGATTGGTCACATAACCCTGAAGCTAAAGTTATTCTAATTGCTCATTCTATGGGTGGGCTTGTAGTTCGTCAGGCACTAACGGAAGAACCAAATTTAGGTGGGAAAATAGAATTAGTTATTACCACAAGTACGCCACATGTAGGAAGCCCCTTTCTGGATCCTTTTCCTATAGGAGAAGCTTTGGGATATGCAACTTTTTTTTGGGCTCCATTTATGGAGGCTAATGGAATAGTTAAAGTTGCACCAGGATTTAACCCAGGATGGTATGCAACAATAGTAAATTTTCTTTCTAAGTATTGCGTTGCACCGGCAGTAATACCTATTATAGAAGGAATGTATGCTAATAAATACACGGATGCAGGGGATGATTTGGGAAAACTTACCGGATTCCAAAATAGAATAAATTCCGAGAGTTCAATAAAAAAACAGGCTGACCCCCCATATCAACTTATTGTAAACAGAGTAGGCATTCTAAGTGTACAAGGCGTTCCTCTAATATTTTGGGCAACCGCTCTTACTGCTACTCAATGTATTTGGTATGGAACAGCGCTTAACTTCCCAATGGTGGGGTTAAAAGCAGGAAGTTTAGCAATGTTTTATCTATATATTAACAATACTGATCTTGCGGTTCCTACTGAAAGTCAAAATTGGAGCTGTCATACAGATGTCCCAAAATTTAGAGAACCTATAAAAAGATATGGGAATAATCATGCAAGTTCACTTGAAGATACCAGTGCTATTCTTGATGCATTAGAGTTGCCGCCAGTTATTCAATGGGAGAATTTTGTTAATGCACAAGGTACAAAAATAAGTGGCTTTGAGGATGGACAGGATCGGATAACAGTTGATTTAGGAGAAAATAAGCTTGATACTTTAAATGGCAAAATTGATGATTACTTTCTGGCAAATTGTAAACCTTATTGGCGATTAAACTTTGGAGAATGGAATGAACTTAGTTGGGGGAATAATTTAGGGACAAATGGAAATAATTTTTCTATATATTTGAAAAATCTTCTACTACCAGGTTGGAATAAACTAGATATGAAAGCAAAAAACATTTTGGGTGAATGGAGTAATTTTAGAACACTCTCAATATTTTACAATCCTTATGGTACTTCTATTACATTTCTTACTCCAGAGTGGGATGAGTGCTTTAAACCTTCAGATACTATAGATTTTAAAATTGCTCTTCATAACATAAGTGGGCTTCATGCGGAAACTCTAGTAGTTACTACCCCAAATACAGAATATACTTATACGAATAGTGTTGACTCAACCAGTGATACTTTAGTTTATAATTTACCCAAACCCTATATTGAGGGGCTATATCAAACTCATTTGTATGTTGTTGATGCATCTCCAACTCCAGGAAGAACGGAAGCCATACAATCTTTCTATGTAGATGCTACTGCTCCTGTTTGCAGTACCTATAGTCCGAAAAGTGAAGATAGTTTGGTATATTCTCCATATGTTGCTGTTCAAATGCCCATTGTATTTAATGTTGCTGATAATTTTGATTCGCTTATTAGTCAGCCAAAAGATGGTAAAGTGGATATAGCTGTTTTAAACTCTTCAAATACACTGATTTGGGACACAACGGTTGTTAATTGTTATTATAAAATATCTCAGACATTGTCTTGGAACTTCAAAGATACAACTGGGGATACAGTTTTACAATCAGGTGAATACAAATTAGTTGTTTCAACATCAGATAAAGCAGGAAATACTGGAAGTGATACAAGTATATTCTTTATAGATACTGAACCTCCCCATATTGTTGTTGTAAGCGCTCTAAATCCCAATCCGTTTGTCAAAGATAGCGTGTATATGAAACTTGCATATAAAACTAATGAGTATACAGAACTGAATGCTAAATTTACTAATCTCAAAGACACAAGTATTACATATACAAGAACTGCTCAAGGGGACAGCGTTGTCAGCGAAAACACCTGGGGTAATTGTTATTTCTTTGAAGGCAGTGATTATGCAGGAGCTTATATATCTGATGGGATATATAAGGTCGAAATACTTGCAAAAGATAATGCAGGAAATGATACTATTGTTGAAAATCCTCTTGGCATAGGAATTGATACTTTGAGGGTAGATAGAACGGCTCCCGAAGTATATAATTTTTTATGCTCCCCATGGACAACTGGGGCAGATGGGTTAACTACCGCTCATTTCACAGTATCAGATAGTAAAGACAGCGCTGTTAATTACGGAAGGGTAAGGGTAAGAATATATCTTGATGATGTTCTTCTTCCTGATTCCTTTGATATTTGGTCTCATGGTGGAAGTATTGATACTGCTTGCTTGATTACACTCACTTCCGAAGGAACTCATACTATAAAAATACAAGTTATGGATAGTTTAGGAAACTATAGCGAACAAATAGCTACCGCAGTAAAAAATAGTATTGGGACTATGATAGGGTCCCCTATAGAAGGTGAAAATATTTATGGAACGGTAGCAATTAAGGGAATTTCTAACGACCCGAATATGACCAATCCCGATTATATTTATGGATTTGAAAAGTATGAACTATGGTGGAGAAAAGCTTCTACAACGGGATGGCAAGCTGGTGGGATAGAAGTTCCTGAGTCCCGTAAAATGCCGGGTGGTTCCAATAACGTATCTAACAAATTTTCATCCGATATTGCAACAGTATTAGGATATTGGAACACTACAGGTAGAGATCCGGGTGATTATAACTTATTGCTCATTTCTTACGAAGATTCTACCGGTGTTACTGCGGCAGACACAATTACTGTCAACATTTCAGGGGAACAGGCAACTCCTCTTCAGGTAGATACTCTTACCTTAAGTTTATTGAATAGTGTAGATACTATTTTTGAGCCAACCAAAGAAGAAACATTGAAAATAAAGTATCAGGTAAATCAATGTGCTAATGTGGATATAGATATTGTAAGCTTAGATGACGGGGAAAAAGTATTTCACAAAAAAGAATATAATATTGTGCCTTATGAAGGGATTCCCTCTATAGATACGGAAGGATTTTATTTATATAATGATGGGAGTAAATGGTGGTTAAAATGCAAAGATAATGATACTATGATGACTTTTTATCAGGCAGTTATTAAAGGAATTAGCCCGGCAGAAGGGAAATTTACTATTACTGATACTACGGGCGGAAGCGTTTTCATAGAACAAAATAACATTTTGAACTTCAACTGCACTGCCACTAATGCAACGGGAGAAATGGGATTTACAACTACTTACAAAACAATAGAAGTTATTTTCAAAAAAGACATGGCGTCTACAAACGAAGTATATCTTGGCGCAATTAAAGCACCAATAAACGGCAATCCACTTCCTATAAATATCGGTAAAATTCAGTACTGGTATGGGGAAAAATCTATTGGCGGTTTTGTGAAAGATGGAAATTATAAAATTAAGGTAAGTGCTGAAGGAATAAATGGGAAAGGATTTGGCTCTTTAGAAGATACGGTTAATATATCCTCTGATTTTAATTTAACGCTTGGCGCACTAACCTCAAATACTCTTTATCCTGATTATGGGTTTGGATATAAATATCCAGTAGGACTTACCTATACGACCAACACAGATGCACATATTACTATAGATGTATGTCAAGGAGGGAATGTAATTGCAAGGCTTAGAGATTCTCTATGTGAAACAGGTGCTCGTAATCATACTATAAGTTGGGATGGAAGAGCTGGAACAAGAATAGCAAAAGCAGACACAGGATACAGGTTTAAAGTATATGCTCTTCATATTCAGGGTATAAAGGAGACAACAGCTTATAGTGCTCCATTTGAGGTGAAAAATGATAGCATACCAGTAGATTCGGGCAGTTTTATAATTCCAAACAAATATATTACAGGATATATACACAGCGGTAAGGATACTGTTTACGATGGCAAATGTGAGTATTTATGGGATGCAAGCGCAAGTGGGAATTATTATCCTCCTCAACCCTATACATTTATTGATACAGCTTGGGGAAATAAAGATAGAAAAATACAGTGGAAAATAGCAGCAACTTGTACTTTAACTTTTTACCCTAAAAGTATTCATTACACGAGTTCCGTTTATAGGTTTCACCAAGAAGGAGAGTACTCCCCTCCAACTTACTGGAGTCCTGAAATTGAAATACTTTGTAATCAGACTATTCAATACAGGTCACGTGCAAAGGCATCTGTGGGATTAGGTGCAGAAGCTTCAGGTGAATCAAAATTATGGAAAAATAGTAACGTAGTTTCTGGAACTTCATTATACGCCCATTACTCACGTAGTTGTTGGGATGATGTAGGTACAGACTGGAAGTATGATTCTAGTTATACTTCCGGGTGGTACGGATATTTGCCTTTGCCTGTAAATAAAGGAGATTTATTGAAATTTGAAACAGATGCGACAGCAAGAAAAGGAGTATGCGGAGGGGATTACGACTGTAGAGGAGAGGCTTATGCAGAATTACTGTATAATGTAGACAATCCTAAAGAGTCTCGTCCCCCTGTGAGTTTTTCGGGAGATTATACATATTCCGCTACTCAATCTGGTTCAATTCCAATAGACTCCAATAAAGTTGATTGTAGTGAGCTTTATGCAATTAGCTGGAGTACTGAAGACTCTTTGGATAGTAGCAGAGCAGTTGGATATAATTTAATTATTACGGTAGATGGAATTACTGATTCTGCATTTACTCCTTCAACCGATGATACGTGTTTTGTAACTATACATGGCATCACTGTGGTATTTAAACCAAGTACCGCAACAGGTGTAGTTTATGCTGTAGTAAATTGGGATAGTTCTTACTCAAAATGGGATACTGTTGTTACAAGAACTGATACCTGTTTCCCTAATACTGAAACAGGAGGTTATTTACCAGACACTACATGGATGGCAGATATCTTTACAAAGCCAACCGGAGTGCCGAGTTTATCGTACTCAACGCCACATCCTTTATCTGGCGTTGCAGATTTACATAAAGAGTGGAACACTAATCATGGAGATTCTTGTATAATAGCTACTATTCCGATTCCGGACAACTGGGTGTCTGATTGGAATTCTCAAAAAGACCCTCAACTGTCTTCTACAGGGATGTTTTCGGCTACCCTCTCAGATTCCCCACTAACTCCTATTTTTACTTCAAATCAATTTCAATTCAAGAATCACTCTGAATCCCCCTGTATTCTTTCTAATTATTATCCCTATTTAAGCGCTACAAATACAGACAGTTCTCTTTTCTGGTGGGATGATGGGGATTCCTCAAACCCATATTTACATATCGAGACATGGAATGTAAACTTGAAATATATAAATGGAGATACCAACAAAGATGTTATTTCTGATAGTATTGTTTATCATGACAGGTTGTCTAATTATCTTGGGCGTGGAGTATCAGACTATTTGAGACCGAAACATATTCTTAATCTTGACCCATATAAGCTTCAAAATACAGAAAAAGGATATATACCTATATATGGGACATCTCCAGATACTAATACTTTTTATGAATTCTCTTATTATGATGGCAAAAATATTTACCCAATTACAAAAGATACTATTCGGGGAAATAATGGATTTGGTCCTCTTGCTTATTTAGAAGTCAGTAAGGTATGCGGTAAAATACAACTCATTATGAGTCTTTTAAATCAAAATGGGAGCGTAATCGGAGCCCGGGCAAAAGAAATTTACGTTGGTAGTCCTATTGTAGATACTATGCGTACTGCTCATAGTTTTTATTACCGCGCTAAAATTCTTTTCCCAAATAATACTGCTTTTAGTGATACGGTTTGTAGAATCTTGCCTGTTAATATTGCTGAACAAGGGAATAATAATATCCCCTATATTTCTGGTCCGGCAATGATGCTTTTCCCGAAAGGTATTGATTTCGGAGACTCAGCAGCAACAGTAAGTTACTCATATACAGGGAGCGAGATTACGACATATGGTATTGATAGAACTAGTATTGGTCTCTTTGCTATTAATGAAGATGGAGTATTTAAAAATATTACTTCTCAACGAGCAGATGAAACAGATGGTGGGATTACTATCTTTGGACAAATCTTTAGATTCCCTGAAACCTATGGTGCAGGTTACTCTACAAAAAGTATAAAATATACAACCCAGTCAATGATTGCAGCGCTCGACTCTTCTAAAGTTGCGCCTTTTAAACCGCTTGTTTTTGTTGCGTGTAGTCTTACTACTGATTCGATGGTAGGAATTCATGGGGAATATGCTCCAAATTCAGAAATACAAATAATGGTCACTGATTCACTTTCAAATATCTACGGGGTATTGGCGCAAATGCCTTATGGTAACAAGATTGTTGAAAGTAAAATAGATACTACTGATTCTCTTGGTAATTTCCAGACTACAGTTTCACTCATTGGAGGAAGTAATATTATCTATGTAATGGATAGGTCGGTAGTACAATACGTTTTGGCAGCACGTGACAGTGGCGGAACTATAAACCCAGTATGGAAACGAGCAGGTTCAGTGGGAAGAGCAGTTGTAATTCGTGACCTCTCTGCTCCGCACATAGTGGTAGTGCCACCGAAAACTCCTCAAATTACTGATATTTTTGATGAGGATACTTTAAGGTTCTATTCCACAAAACAAGGAAGAATATACTACACTTTCCTTACTAAAACTATTACTTTTGAAGCAACTCCTTACGAAACATTATCTGTTACGTGGAATGGAAAAGATGATATGGGGAATTTTCTACCTAAGGGGAATTATCCATACACTTTAACAGTTATTGATATCCCGGGAAATAAGAGCACGGACACTGATAGTTTATGGCTGTGGCAAGTTAATAGAGGTGTTCCTGTAGTAATAGATATTCCTCAAGACAGTGCCTGGCTTACTAAAAACATAACCCTTAAAGCCAGTATTGACAACGGAGCGGATTATCCGATTACATGGGAAATGTTTGTTGATACTTCAAATAGCGGTGGCAAATCATTAAGAGCAAAAATACAATCCGGTTATAAATTTGCTTGCCAGACTGTAAGTTTACTTTCCGGTCGTTCAAAAGCTAGAAGAACTGTAGCGGTGTCAGAAAAGAAACGAGCAAATACTCTTGTGAATTTTGGAGCTATGAGCAACAAGTTTATGGAAAATTCTCAATCTCTTCCCGGAAACATTTCACGGACACCTATTAGCTTAAAACCCATAATGCTTGGAAGAGCTAAAACAGAGTCAATAGGATATTGGGCGACTATTGGCATTCAGGAACATGTAACGGATACTCTTATCTGGGATTCACGAGGCATAAGCGGTAAAAACATAATGTTAAGAGCTTCCGCAACTGACCCTTACAACAATACAGGAGCGGATACGGTAACTGTAAACATTGATAACATTGCTCCAATATGCAGCCTGCTTGTCGGAGATCCGAAATACCTTGAACCCGATTCTACTCACAGAAATCGTGTTACCGAATATAAATTCAATGAAACAGGCGGAACTACAGTTTATGATATATCAGGTAAAGAAAACAACGGAACGTTTGAAACTGGTAATGAGCCTACAAGAATCTTCGAAGGTAAACTTGATAGTTGTCTTTCCTTTAACAGTTCTTGTGTAAATGCAGGAAACCTTGTTCTTGGTAAAGGGGCAATGGAATTCTGGTTAAAGATAGATACTCTTGCAGATATGGACCAAACATTGGCTTCCTTTGACGGAACTGCTTCAAGAGGGAAGGCTGCTCTTGGCATTTGCCAGACAAGCCGTAAACTATGCTTCAAGATTCAAGGAACAACTGCTGATTCTATATATTCAGATTATCCTGTAACCGGAGGCTTCTGGCATCTTATTAATGCGGTATGGGGTACAAACGGTATGAGATTGTATGTAAATGGTGCTCTGCAAAAAGACACTTCAGTATTTACAGATACAGTCGGCATAAACGGTCAGACTCTAAAACTTGGACCTTTCTGCGGCTATATGGATGAGTTTAAGGTCTTTGACCGCGAACTCAGCGGACAGGAAGTCTTGTCTCATAATAACGTAGGACTTGACTCTATGCTTTATGTAAACACAAATACTGAATTTGCCATACACGCTTCAGTAAATGATAGTCTTTCCGGATTGAAGACTGTAAGATACAGATTCGCAGATACTGTAGAATGGATAAATTATAACAATCCATTTACCTTGTCTAACCAAAAATATTATACAATTTACTATAGCGCTCTTGATAGCATGAATAATGAGTTTTCCAATATGAGAGTAGCTCAGGTTGATACAACACCTCCTAAGATGTGGGTAACGTTTAATGGCTGGCCGTTTGACAGTGTGCCTTTTAGAAAAGATGGCAACACTTTCATATCCTGGGGGACAAACGTTGCTATCAATACACATGACAGTTTATCGGGAGTGAAGAGTTTGGAATATGGAATTTTCTATGATTCCACGGGTGGAATTATGGATTATCAGGGAATATTCCGTATGTCTTCCAACATATTAGGACAAACCTGTATTAAGTATATTAGCGAAGACAACGTAACAAATAGCATTCACGATTCCTCTTTTGTATACGTA